In the genome of Gemmatimonadales bacterium, the window TACGCGACGAGTCAATCGGCGTCCCGGCCGGACCCGCGGCCGGTGCACCCGCACCGGTCGTATCGGTGGCCGGCATCTCCACCGTAGAGTTGGGCCGAACGCCGGGCTTGAATCCGTGCGCCTCGTAGTAGTAGAGCAGCCCCGCGGCCCCACCGATCACGGCGAGCACCACGAAGGGCCACGCCGGCATGCCGTTCCGGAGGGCGAGCGAGCGATCGGCAATGCGCCGCCCGGACAGGTCGCGCCGCTCGGGCGCGGCCCGGCGGTCCACGGACGCCGCGTTGAGCGGAGTCGTCGGCTGGCTCGCGATCGCGGCCGCCACCGAACCGGAGTTGACCGCCGCGCGCACCGATCCGGGCGCCGCGATCGGCTGCCCCTGCAGTGCCGCGACCAGCTCCTCGCACGCCTGGAACCGGTCCGCCGGGTCCTTCATCAGCATCCGCTTGATCGCCTCGAAAAGCCGGCGTTCGTCCGCGGTGAGCAACTGCGGCGTCGGGATCGGCTCGGTGATGTGCTTGTAGCCGATCGAAAAACTGTCCTCCCCATCGTACGGCACCGCGCCGGTCAGGGCCTGGTAGGCGACGACGCCGAGGCTGTAGATGTCGCTCCGGCCGTCGATGGGCTGGGCCCGCGCCTGCTCGGGGCTCATGTAGTGCGGCGTGCCGATCGACATCCCGGTGCCGGTGAGCCGCTGGCCCGAGGCCGCCTTCGCGATGCCGAAGTCGGTGAGGACGCACTGCCCGAACTCGTCGAACATGATGTTGTCGGGCTTGATATCACGGTGGACGATGCCGCGCTGTGCCGCGTAGCCGAGGGCGCTTCCGGCTTCCACGAGGAGACGCCGGATTTCGGGCGGGGTGAGCGTCTTCCGTTCGGCCAGCACGCCCGAGAGCGCGCCGCCGCGTAGAAACTTCATGACGAAGTAGATCACCCGGCCCGAGCGGCCGACCCGGTAGATCGGGATGATGTTGGGGTGCTCGAGCTGCGCCGCCGTGCGGGCCTCGCGTTGGAAGCGCTCGACGAACTCGCTGTCGAAGCCCAACGTGAACGGCAGCACCTTGACCGCTACCTCGCGCTCCAGGTGCCGGTCCTTGGCCCGGAACACGAGCGCCATTCCGCCGCGGCCCAGCTCTTCCAGCACCTCGTATTCGCTCGACAGCGCTTCGCGCACGAGGTCGAGCTCGGCCACGGCGCCGCTCGCGAGCGCCTGGATCGGCGTGGTCGCCGTGAGATCGAGGCCGCAGGAGGGACAGAATTTGGATTGGCTGGCGACTTCGCTGCCGCAGCGCGAGCAGAACATGGGCCCCAAGCTATCGAGGGTGTCCGGGTAGTCAAGCGAGTTTCCGGCGTTCGAGCGCCAAATGGCACGAACTATGCCGGTGAGCACATGACCCGCTTCTCATCGCACGCGTTTCACTACCCCGGAGTACCCGTGGTCCCGTATCACACGATTGCCTTCAGCCAGCAGAAGCTCCGCGCCGCCCTGCGCCGCGCCGCAGCCCAGGAGCCCGCGCTCACCTACGGCTTCGTGGTGCACTCGAGACGGCACCACACCCGCCCCACGCTCGGGATCATCACGCTGAACGGCGAAAGCCTCCCGCTCAGCCGCAACCTCCTCGCCTCGCTCGGCGGGCTCCCGCTCTGGCTGTTCGGC includes:
- a CDS encoding serine/threonine-protein kinase, encoding MFCSRCGSEVASQSKFCPSCGLDLTATTPIQALASGAVAELDLVREALSSEYEVLEELGRGGMALVFRAKDRHLEREVAVKVLPFTLGFDSEFVERFQREARTAAQLEHPNIIPIYRVGRSGRVIYFVMKFLRGGALSGVLAERKTLTPPEIRRLLVEAGSALGYAAQRGIVHRDIKPDNIMFDEFGQCVLTDFGIAKAASGQRLTGTGMSIGTPHYMSPEQARAQPIDGRSDIYSLGVVAYQALTGAVPYDGEDSFSIGYKHITEPIPTPQLLTADERRLFEAIKRMLMKDPADRFQACEELVAALQGQPIAAPGSVRAAVNSGSVAAAIASQPTTPLNAASVDRRAAPERRDLSGRRIADRSLALRNGMPAWPFVVLAVIGGAAGLLYYYEAHGFKPGVRPNSTVEMPATDTTGAGAPAAGPAGTPIDSSR